From the genome of Setaria viridis chromosome 1, Setaria_viridis_v4.0, whole genome shotgun sequence:
CTTCAGTCATATATCAGAAATCCAATGGGGTTTAAAGGTCAACCAAAATTTGCTATAGCCTACAAAATAGTCAATATCAGGACAGTCAGGAAGTTTATCTCACCAATCATCACAAATTAAGCATCAATATTGAAATTCCAAAACATACTACTTTTCCTGAACTTGCatgccaacaaaatcagcaagTGTTGCGGAAACCATCAAGCTTACAGCCAGTACAAGAGTGATGAACGGGGCCAGCGGACCACTGAATGCCGGCGAGGCGCTGAAGATGCTTCCGGCTTCGCTGAACATGAGGCTGTGCCCGTACGGTAGCGGCCTGTCCGGCAGCTCCGGTACGTCCATGTCCCCCTCCAGCATCCTCAACGCGTCGCCGATGGTCGGCCGGAGCGCCACCATCACGTGCGCGCACAAGATCCCCACGAGCACGAACTTCTCCATGACCCCGCTCCGGGGGCTCCCGAAGTCCGCCACACGCGCGCATCTCGCCGTAATGCAGGTCCTTGACGCCGCCGCTTCCTTATTCCTGTAGATGAAGTCCTCGAGTGCGCTGTTGGGCATGAAGTCGTAGACGAGGAACCTCTGCTTCCCTTCCTCAATGTCATCATCGGCGATGCAGCAGCCGCGGAGTGGCACCAGGTTCCGGTCCAGGTCCgggtccagcatcttcttgacgGCGACCATGGACCCATCCGCCAGCACGCCGCAGTAGACGGCCCCGAACCCGCCGCGGCCGACGAGGTTGCGCTCCGCGAAGCCATTGGTGGCCTTGGCGAGCTCCGCGAAGGTCAAGCCGGCCAGATCTGCAGGTGCCAGCAGGTGGGGAGGCAGCACCTGCAGCAAATCGAGGAGCGGAGACCCGGATCTGCAGGTGAGCGGAGATTCAGGAGATTCAAGCTGCCGCAGCTCCCTTTCCCCAGTTCTGATCCATTTTTCCGCTGCCGCTTTGTTCTTCAGTTGCATCGGTGGAGGATTTGGTGCAATCTCTGCTGTGAAACAGAGTGGGAAGCGACCGATCTCTCCGCACCAAAGCGCGCTCGTCACAGCGGATCCGCCAGCGCCGTCGTCGAGAGGAGACGATGCATACAACGCGTGTTTTACCGTTGGTTTCCTCTTGGAGCACGagcgctcgccgtcgcctcaCGAGGCGACGAGGGGACCGTCTCCTCACCAGTCACCATACGAGGATGTTTTGTGGAAAAGTGGCAGGACGCAGACGGCACTCGACAACccgttgtacgtgccctaaAGCACAGTTGTGTGCTGTTTAGCAAGCGACCCAGCTCTCGTACTACTAATTctccattaaacctaattatTTCCTGAAATAGAAAAACCCATGTTTTGGAAAATCAGATATCAGTGTGTTTCCAATTAACCATGTTTAGCCAATATTATTGTACCTTCCCAATAATATTGGTACTAATCTTTCCATACCAATCATCGTGCCATTGGAATGTCTTTCCAATATCACTTATAGGACACAATTCTTCTGTCATCGTACCATTGGAATGTCTTTCCAATATCACTTATAGGACACAATTCTTCTGTTGCCATTCTACACGAGTCAATATAAAAAGGATGAATCATAATAATTTAATCAATTTGAGCATGAACAAATTAAAGTTTGCAATGAACAAATATAGTCGTATAAAATATGGGGTACAAACACTAACACTGTATATGTAACCGTCTGATCTATATTTTTTATGCTACAATCACGACATAATAAAACTATATGATCTATAATTACGTTACCTAAATTATACTTATACCACGGCTATGCTGCACACTGCAGTGCTGCTGACTCAACTAAAATTACGTCTTCAATTTAACTTATCAACATAATAGTAAATAGATAGTTATTTGACATCAACAATTTATTGACAACATCAACCTACTATAACAACGTTGAGTCTCACCAAAAATATGGTCATGATTTACAATCCACAAGTATCTATACACCTACTCTGTGGGGGAACTTCATATATCTATGACCCTGCGGTTCAAATAATAGCATTTCCTACTTAGTCAACTGCCTTTTGATTTCTTTACGGTGAATATTCGTGTCCGTTTGTATAAAGTAAGCAAAATTATATAGATCTACTCCCATCTTTATACGCAGAGATTAAATACTGATCAACTAACCTGCAAATCACTTGGATTTCAGCGACAATCCTGTCTCAGTGTCAGCGAACGATTCATCAAGCGTGCGTAGCACTATGAGATTGGCAACGTACATTTCCTCCCCATCTTCCTTACTCCGATCTGTTTGAAACGAAATACGGATCAGTTAGGCGAATCAAATCCAACAAGCATCATTACATAGCTATTAACTATCCACCA
Proteins encoded in this window:
- the LOC117866169 gene encoding probable receptor-like protein kinase At1g11050 isoform X1, whose amino-acid sequence is MQLKNKAAAEKWIRTGERELRQLESPESPLTCRSGSPLLDLLQVLPPHLLAPADLAGLTFAELAKATNGFAERNLVGRGGFGAVYCGVLADGSMVAVKKMLDPDLDRNLVPLRGCCIADDDIEEGKQRFLVYDFMPNSALEDFIYRNKEAAASRTCITARCARVADFGSPRSGVMEKFVLVGILCAHVMVALRPTIGDALRMLEGDMDVPELPDRPLPYGHSLMFSEAGSIFSASPAFSGPLAPFITLVLASGRASLGEDLYQAITTEYIPIEEMFVSLSLKTELCMEPKDF
- the LOC117866169 gene encoding probable receptor-like protein kinase At1g11050 isoform X2; protein product: MQLKNKAAAEKWIRTGERELRQLESPESPLTCRSGSPLLDLLQVLPPHLLAPADLAGLTFAELAKATNGFAERNLVGRGGFGAVYCGVLADGSMVAVKKMLDPDLDRNLVPLRGCCIADDDIEEGKQRFLVYDFMPNSALEDFIYRNKEAAASRTCITARCARVADFGSPRSGVMEKFVLVGILCAHVMVALRPTIGDALRMLEGDMDVPELPDRPLPYGHSLMFSEAGSIFSASPAFSGPLAPFITLSGRASLGEDLYQAITTEYIPIEEMFVSLSLKTELCMEPKDF